Proteins from one Limanda limanda chromosome 4, fLimLim1.1, whole genome shotgun sequence genomic window:
- the csrp1b gene encoding cysteine and glycine-rich protein 1b — MPFGGGSKCGCCQKTVYFAEEVQCEGKSWHKSCFLCMVCKKNLDSTTVAVHVDEIYCKSCYGKKYGPKGYGFGGGAGVLSMDTGEGFGIKPEVQTSFRPTNNPNTSKFAQKTGGSDVCPRCGKTVYAAEKVIGGGNSWHKGCFRCAKCGKGLESTTVADRDGEVYCKGCYAKNFGPKGFGFGQGAGALAHSQ, encoded by the exons ATGCCTTTCGGAGGAGGAAGCAAATGCGGCTGCTGCCAGAAAACCGTCTACTTTGCTGAGGAAGTGCAGTGCGAGGGCAAGAGCTGGCACAAATCCTGTTTTCTGTGCA TGGTCTGTAAGAAGAACTTGGATAGCACCACAGTGGCTGTCCATGTGGACGAGATCTACTGCAAGTCCTGCTACGGCAAGAAATATGGGCCAAAAGGCTACGGCTTCGGTGGTGGAGCCGGCGTGCTGAGCATGGACACAGGAGAGGGATTTGGAATCAAACCTGAAGT ACAAACGTCTTTCCGCCCGACAAACAACCCCAACACCTCCAAGTTCGCCCAGAAAACAGGCGGCTCAGACGTGTGTCCCCGATGCGGCAAAACAGTGTACGCAGCGGAGAAGGTTATCGGAGGAGGCAAC TCCTGGCATAAAGGATGCTTTCGCTGTGCCAAGTGTGGCAAAGGGCTGGAGTCCACGACCGTCGCTGACCGAGACGGCGAGGTCTACTGTAAAG GCTGCTACGCAAAGAACTTTGGTCCCAAGGGCTTCGGCTTCGGTCAGGGTGCAGGAGCTCTGGCTCACTCCCAGTGA
- the LOC132999731 gene encoding troponin I, slow skeletal muscle-like, which yields MLKSMMVARAKEELEQEMEEKEEEKLKYLEEKAPPMQISCMSLAELETLCEELHSQIDVVDEERYDIEAKVMHNSREIKDLNIKVLDLRGKFKRPSLRRVRVSADAILRSLLGSKHKVSLDLRANLKSVKKEDTEKEKTAEVSDWRKNVEAMSGMEGRMKMFDAAGSSQ from the exons ATGCTGAAG AGCATGATGGTGGCCAGGGcgaaggaggagctggagcaggagatggaggagaaagaggaagagaagctaaAGTACCTGGAGGAGAAAGCCCCTCCGATGCAGATCAGTTGCATGTCCTTGGCAGAGCTGGAG ACATTATGTGAAGAGCTGCACTCCCAAATCGACGTGGTGGACGAGGAGCGATACGACATTGAAGCCAAAGTCATGCACAACAGCAGAGAG ATCAAAGACCTGAACATCAAGGTGCTGGACCTGCGAGGGAAGTTTAAGAGACCCAGCCTCAGGAGAGTGAGGGTTTCTGCCGACGCCATCCTGCGCTCCCTGCTGGGCTCAAAGCACAAGGTCTCTCTGGATCTGAGAGCCAACCTCAAATCGGTCAAGAaggaggacacagagaag gagaagacaGCGGAGGTGAGCGACTGGAGGAAGAATGTGGAGGCCATGTCGGGCATGGAGGGCCGCATGAAGATGTTTGATGCAGCCGGCTCCAGCCAGTGA
- the LOC132999451 gene encoding troponin T, cardiac muscle-like, giving the protein MYAGMCPPIVDTGDLPPCDPLLGLKAYGQQRRAQCCLLNMSDTEEATYEGEQEEKDVEEVTEKEEVEEEEVVEEEEEEEEEEEEEEEEEEVVEDEEEEEEEDAGEENEGGMDTYESKPKPGFVPGLIAPKIPEGDKVDFDDIHRKRMEKDLTELQTLIEAHFDKRKKEEEELLSLTDRIDKRRSERSEQTKIRAEREKERQNKISEEKARKEDVEFKKRADDDHRKKMILSNLSFTGYKTQTGAKRQTEREKKKKILSDRRKELNIDHLKEDKLKEKAKEMWDRMRELESERFDLQYQQTKQKYEITVLRNRVSDHQKISKGARSKRGLRK; this is encoded by the exons ATGTATGCAG GTATGTGCCCACCCATTGTAGACACGGGCGACTTGCCGCCATGTGACCCGCTACTGGGTTTAAAAGCTTATGGCCAACAGAGGAGGGCCCA GTGCTGCCTCCTCAACATGTCCGACACAGAAGAAGCAACATATGA ggGAGAAC aagaagagaaggatgtggaggaggtaacagagaaggaggaggtggaggaggaagaggtagtagaggaggaggaggaggaggaggaggaggaggaggaggaggaggaggaggaggaggtagtagaagatgaggaggaggaggaggaagaag ATGCTGGAGAGGAAAATGAAGGAGGTATGgacacgt ACGAATCAAAGCCCAA GCCTGGCTTTGTTCCTGGCCTGATAGCTCCAAAGATCCCAGAAGGAGACAAGGTGGACTTTGAT GACATTCACCGAAAGCGAATGGAGAAGGACCTGACCGAGCTCCAGACTCTGATCGAGGCTCACTTTGACAAGCgtaagaaggaggaagaggagctccTCAGCCTCACAGACCGCATT gacAAACGCAGGTCAGAGAGATCAGAGCAGACGAAGATCAGagcggagagagaaaaagagcgaCAGAACAAAATATCT GAGGAGAAAGCGAGGAAAGAAGATGTAGAGTTTAAGAAGAGGGCAGACGATGACCACAGGAAGAAGATGATTCTGTCCAACCTGAGTTTCACCGGATACAAA ACACAGACTGGGGCAAAAAGACAaacggagagggagaagaagaagaagatcctgaGCGACCGACGCAAGGAGTTAAACATCGATCACCTGAAAGAGGACAAACtcaa GGAAAAAGCGAAGGAGATGTGGGACCGGATGCGTGAGCTGGAGTCGGAGAGATTTGATCTTCAGTATCAGCAGACGAAGCAGAAGTATGAG ATCACCGTGCTGAGAAACCGAGTCAGTGACCATCAGAAAAT TTCAAAGGGCGCCAGGAGCAAGCGAGGGCTGAGGAAGTAA